From a region of the Qipengyuania spongiae genome:
- a CDS encoding DUF924 family protein translates to MIETPAQPWHDVLDFWFPEGRSKDVDAETHRKHWFWRMQGGADESIVARFPELTTRGAKGGLDHWAGDPEGRLSLIILLDQFSRSLWRGTTRAFAQDAAALKLALTGLATDHYEALDTPWFKIAFTQPLGHCEGHDHLERIDLLIRLRVEIASSAPDHLQPIYRSLVKQAEDVRQVIAAFGRHPHRNQILDRQSTPAEKAYLQKGDFPHLRAFQPERL, encoded by the coding sequence ATGATCGAAACCCCTGCTCAGCCGTGGCACGACGTTCTGGACTTCTGGTTTCCGGAAGGGCGCAGCAAGGATGTGGACGCAGAGACTCATCGCAAGCATTGGTTCTGGCGCATGCAGGGAGGCGCCGACGAGTCGATCGTCGCCCGGTTTCCAGAACTGACGACCCGTGGGGCGAAAGGCGGGCTCGATCACTGGGCAGGCGATCCGGAGGGACGACTTTCGCTCATTATCCTGCTGGATCAGTTTTCACGGTCACTCTGGCGGGGCACGACGCGGGCATTCGCGCAGGATGCCGCCGCCCTGAAACTGGCGCTGACGGGGTTGGCAACTGACCACTATGAAGCTCTCGATACGCCGTGGTTCAAGATCGCCTTCACCCAGCCACTCGGTCACTGCGAAGGCCACGACCACCTCGAGCGGATCGACCTTCTGATCCGCCTGCGGGTAGAAATTGCGTCAAGCGCCCCGGATCATTTGCAGCCGATTTATCGTTCCCTGGTGAAACAGGCAGAAGACGTGCGCCAGGTGATTGCTGCGTTTGGCCGCCACCCGCACCGCAATCAAATCCTCGATAGGCAATCGACGCCTGCGGAAAAGGCATACCTGCAAAAGGGGGATTTTCCGCACCTGCGCGCATTTCAACCAGAACGCCTGTGA